One segment of Primulina tabacum isolate GXHZ01 chromosome 6, ASM2559414v2, whole genome shotgun sequence DNA contains the following:
- the LOC142548368 gene encoding stellacyanin-like yields the protein MAKLIVLLISTILLPFHTSATTYIVGDNSGWDISTDLESWPNDKTFMVGDTLLFQYSSSHSVSEVTKKNYEGCNMTEVLQSNSNGNTSYPLTRVGDRYFVCGNKLHCLGGMKLHVNVEANQKVAAAAAPASAPQAQPGGDLPPPSKTNSPTNSSFTSFPSMNYIVGAIFGLLVWLFRVM from the exons ATGGCAAAACTTATAGTACTTTTAATATCCACGATTCTACTCCCATTCCATACCTCGGCAACTACATACATAGTTGGCGACAACTCGGGTTGGGATATTAGCACGGATCTTGAATCATGGCCAAATGACAAAACTTTCATGGTTGGGGATACCTTAT TATTTCAGTATTCCTCTTCTCATTCTGTGAGCGAGGTGACCAAAAAAAATTACGAGGGATGCAACATGACTGAAGTACTACAATCGAATAGTAATGGGAACACATCGTATCCCCTAACCAGAGTTGGGGATAGATACTTCGTCTGTGGCAATAAGTTGCATTGCCTTGGAGGGATGAAGCTTCATGTCAATGTTGAAGCAAATCAAAAggtggcagcagcagcagcacctGCTAGCGCCCCGCAGGCACAGCCAGGAGGAGATCTTCCACCACCTTCTAAGACCAACAGTCCCACAAATTCATCATTTACTAGCTTCCCTAGCATGAATTATATTGTTGGGGCCATTTTTGGGTTGCTTGTTTGGTTGTTTCGGGTGATGTAA
- the LOC142548718 gene encoding protein mago nashi homolog: MSMADGEDIGEFYLRYYVGHKGKFGHEFLEFEFRPDGKLRYANNSNYKNDTMIRKEIFLTQAALKECRRIVAESEIMKEDDNNWPEPDRVGRQELEIVMGNEHISFTTSKIGSLMDVQTSKDPEGLRIFYYLVQDLKCFVFSLISLHFKIKPI, encoded by the exons ATGTCAATGGCAGACGGCGAAGATATCGGCGAGTTCTACCTGCGTTACTATGTCGGGCACAAGGGGAAATTCGGGCACGAATTCTTGGAATTTGAGTTCCGACCCGATGGCAAGCTCCGTTACGCCAACAACTCAAACTACAAGAACGATACCATGATTCGCAAAGAGATCTTCCTCACGCAAGCCGCCCTCAAGGAGTGCCGCCGAATAGTTGCCGAATCCGAG ATAATGAAGGAAGACGATAATAATTGGCCGGAGCCTGACCGTGTGGGTAGGCAGGAGCTGGAGATTGTGATGGGGAACGAGCATATTTCGTTCACGACGTCCAAAATTGGTTCCCTCATGGATGTTCAAACCAGCAAAGATCCCGAGGGTCTGCGCATTTTCTATTATCTTGTTCAG GATCTGAAATGTTTTGTCTTCTCTTTGATCTCACTCCACTTCAAGATCAAACCCATATGA
- the LOC142548719 gene encoding polyadenylate-binding protein 1-like: MEYKGSHEQEDDLYGGDVPEEAYMESDFDQSMEPQADVDSKSEELESMKKRLQEIEEEASALRDMQAKVENEMGATQDDSTGASATQAEKEEVDSRSIYVGNVDYACTPEEVQQHFQSCGTVNRVTILTDKFGQPKGFAYVEFVEVEAVQNAVLLNESELHGRQLKVSAKRTNVPGMKQYRGRRPNPYFGSRRPFFPGFPAYPPYGYGRVPRFRRPMRYRPY; encoded by the exons ATGGAGTACAAGGGGTCTCACGAACAAGAAGACGACCTTTACGGCGGCGATGTGCCTGAGGAAGCATACATGGAATCCGATTTCGACCAATCGATGGAACCTCAAGCCGATGTTGACTCCAAATCtgag GAGTTGGAGAGTATGAAGAAGAGGTTGCAGGAGATTGAGGAGGAAGCATCTGCGCTTCGTGATATGCAGGCAAAGGTGGAGAATGAGATGGGAGCCACACAAG ATGATTCAACTGGTGCCTCTGCTACTCAGGCTGAAAAGGAGGAAGTTGATTCTCGCTCTATATATGTTGGTAAT GTGGACTATGCTTGCACGCCTGAGGAGGTGCAGCAGCATTTTCAGTCTTGTGGGACGGTCAACAGGGTTACCATTTTGACAGATAAGTTTGGTCAGCCGAAAGGTTTTGCCTATGTAGAGTTTGTTGAAGTTGAGGCTGTCCAAAATGCTGTACTGCTAAATGAATCGGAGTTACATGGCCGTCAACTGAAG GTATCTGCTAAGCGAACAAATGTTCCAGGAATGAAGCAGTATCGGGGAAGGCGCCCAAATCCATATTTTGGATCGAGAAGGCCATTTTTTCCTGGTTTTCCTGCTTACCCTCCTTATGGTTATGG GAGGGTGCCAAGGTTTAGGCGTCCAATGCGATACAGGCCTTACTAA